From one Prochlorococcus marinus str. MIT 0912 genomic stretch:
- a CDS encoding THUMP domain-containing class I SAM-dependent RNA methyltransferase — protein sequence MKLVASISQGLENEGAKELIELGAQSVKASRRHISFEADKACLYRLHLRARLSFRFLREIARFPCNGPYELYSGVQRSIDWGNWLKPRTSFRVDVTGFGEGLSHTHFTALQVKNAIIDLQRELWGVRSNIDLSNPGICFHLHLANNQAVFSVDGSNSSLHKRGYKPAVGIAPIKETLAAGLMRMTEWDGTNNLVDPLCGSGTFLIEAVSSLLGHSVGLDRKFLFKNWPDFDISIWDKEVKMAKKIKPLTKKLPKIVGCEVDEMIAHSASENVRKAGLDNYIEIINCPFQEFQLPSGLGLLICNPPYGKRIGDENELPNLYKALGEYCKTHASGWDLWLLNGNPTLSKHLGMKARRRFQVNNGSIDCRWLNYEIR from the coding sequence ATGAAACTTGTTGCATCCATTTCACAAGGTCTGGAAAATGAGGGTGCAAAAGAGTTGATAGAACTTGGAGCTCAGTCAGTTAAAGCTTCCAGAAGACATATATCATTTGAGGCTGATAAGGCTTGTTTATATAGATTACATTTAAGAGCTAGATTGTCTTTTAGATTTCTAAGAGAGATTGCAAGATTTCCTTGTAATGGCCCTTATGAACTGTATAGCGGAGTTCAAAGATCTATTGACTGGGGAAATTGGCTAAAGCCTCGAACAAGTTTCCGAGTAGATGTGACTGGGTTTGGCGAAGGATTATCACATACCCATTTCACTGCTTTGCAAGTGAAAAATGCAATTATTGATCTACAAAGAGAGCTATGGGGTGTTCGTTCAAATATCGATTTGAGCAATCCAGGTATTTGTTTTCATTTGCATTTGGCTAATAATCAAGCTGTTTTTAGTGTTGATGGTAGCAACTCCAGTCTTCACAAAAGAGGATATAAGCCAGCAGTTGGAATAGCTCCGATTAAGGAGACATTAGCTGCAGGTTTGATGCGAATGACTGAGTGGGATGGAACTAATAATTTGGTAGATCCATTGTGCGGTTCTGGAACATTTTTGATTGAAGCAGTTAGTTCTTTGTTGGGACATTCAGTTGGATTAGATAGAAAATTTTTATTTAAAAATTGGCCTGATTTTGATATCTCTATTTGGGATAAAGAAGTAAAAATGGCAAAGAAAATTAAACCTTTAACTAAGAAGTTACCTAAAATAGTTGGATGTGAAGTTGATGAAATGATTGCACACTCTGCTAGTGAAAATGTTAGAAAAGCGGGCTTAGATAATTACATAGAAATAATTAACTGTCCTTTTCAAGAATTTCAATTACCGTCTGGATTAGGACTTCTAATTTGTAATCCTCCTTATGGGAAAAGAATAGGAGATGAAAATGAATTACCTAATCTTTACAAAGCATTAGGTGAATATTGCAAAACACATGCCTCTGGCTGGGATCTTTGGTTGCTTAATGGGAATCCAACACTAAGTAAACATTTAGGTATGAAAGCCAGACGACGTTTTCAAGTAAACAATGGTTCAATAGATTGCCGATGGTTGAATTATGAAATTAGATAA
- a CDS encoding phage holin family protein — MTNSERKKGIGAAARVTALASSVMDLHVRIALQEMDREKRRLISGLIFLAFGGILMLFALLGSELLLGYWLRNFLEIDNKSTILILVFINLALAGMSLRIGGYLAKGPYLPETLEGIAKTTKAVLGKN, encoded by the coding sequence ATGACCAACTCAGAACGCAAAAAAGGAATAGGAGCTGCAGCAAGAGTTACTGCACTAGCAAGTTCAGTGATGGATCTTCATGTCCGCATTGCGCTGCAAGAAATGGACAGAGAAAAACGTCGTCTGATTAGTGGGTTAATTTTTTTGGCTTTTGGAGGGATATTAATGTTATTTGCCTTACTTGGGTCTGAATTACTTCTTGGATATTGGCTTAGAAACTTTCTTGAAATAGATAACAAATCAACAATTTTAATTTTAGTTTTTATAAATCTTGCGTTAGCAGGCATGAGTCTAAGGATTGGAGGATATCTGGCAAAAGGTCCGTATCTTCCAGAAACATTGGAGGGAATCGCAAAAACTACAAAAGCTGTTTTAGGAAAAAATTAA
- a CDS encoding DUF883 family protein translates to MESVNSSPSSSSNSVEAEEAIAEKSPEQWFNEQFDNLLPKIQERWPDLAKQTLEATKGSLDDLINVISVHSGKNSFGVQEQLEEIFHSASDTTKGLAESLEPLEKQLEDLLDELNSTLRPRIEQPVRKRPLLAIGIAAGIGVLFGILLGGGRRN, encoded by the coding sequence ATGGAATCAGTGAATTCCTCACCCTCTTCATCATCAAATTCAGTCGAAGCCGAGGAAGCTATTGCTGAAAAGTCTCCAGAGCAATGGTTCAATGAGCAATTTGATAATTTATTGCCAAAAATTCAAGAGCGCTGGCCGGATTTAGCTAAACAAACCTTAGAAGCGACTAAAGGAAGTCTCGACGATTTAATAAATGTCATATCTGTACATTCAGGAAAAAACAGTTTTGGAGTGCAAGAACAACTAGAAGAAATTTTTCATTCTGCATCTGACACAACTAAAGGGCTGGCAGAGTCTTTGGAGCCTCTCGAAAAACAGCTTGAGGACCTTCTAGATGAGTTAAATAGTACCCTTAGACCGCGAATTGAACAGCCTGTAAGGAAAAGGCCCCTCTTAGCCATAGGTATTGCTGCTGGAATTGGAGTTTTATTTGGCATACTGCTTGGTGGAGGCAGAAGAAATTAA
- a CDS encoding DUF3303 domain-containing protein, giving the protein MQLYLVDCQFPDTDNQIAAYKQFVEFWENGEMSKQDKFDGFEMLFRVHAPGEGRVVILCNANGDKELFQHFAPWRAQFGIDMEITPVISCQNVVDYHKDLFEKMS; this is encoded by the coding sequence ATGCAACTCTATTTGGTTGATTGCCAGTTCCCTGATACTGATAATCAAATTGCTGCCTATAAGCAGTTTGTGGAATTTTGGGAAAATGGAGAGATGTCTAAGCAAGACAAATTTGATGGATTTGAAATGCTTTTTCGTGTTCATGCTCCTGGAGAGGGTCGTGTTGTGATTCTCTGCAATGCAAATGGTGACAAAGAACTTTTTCAACACTTTGCCCCCTGGAGAGCTCAGTTTGGTATTGACATGGAAATTACTCCAGTCATAAGTTGTCAAAACGTTGTTGACTATCACAAGGACTTATTTGAAAAAATGTCTTAA